From Larus michahellis chromosome 8, bLarMic1.1, whole genome shotgun sequence, one genomic window encodes:
- the SUN1 gene encoding SUN domain-containing protein 1 isoform X2 yields the protein MDFSRLHTYTPPHCLPENTGYTYALSSSYSSSALDFETENKIDPVFDSPRMSRRSLRLAAAGFNKSDDARNDTLHDSSYAGNMSFGVQSSKTMKQRKSMNKQSGSVRHTPRKNLSSSSIFSQSSFNSHASDASMVSTVLDESLIREQTEVDHFWGLDDEGDPKGSDTTLTQGNGDLAAAEMQTTMINGYTCNDCSMLSERKEVLTAYSASHVPTSRIYSRDRSQKHASRGTYFYTNKILRLVKHATASFASLLVQLFQMVLLKLGYEFKAHSDYCGSMNVKEFYREDSHLGVNEESICYFMLHVLRKVGATGWLVSQKVLSLLWLAILSPGRAASGLFRLLRTGWYQLVTLMSLLKVFLLRRCLPKIYKLLLFLIPLLFLLGVWFWGFGGFVSLLPALNWTRIDRIQRTDDSVRVPEPQADSFHSVQPPKDTISIFDSGRISELEKQMAFVSDRCHHHDEEYSKVMLLLRNLQDQVAQMSDKSETLKLIQNVMGQHLKDMKLEEKTDFLALHQEHEFRILTLEDLLAKLSAESKDIQKELDIAKAKTVRDDDEHSQLLSKVKKLELELSQMKSELLSGESVKTSCEKMDVIHEKVGAQVKESVKLMLFGDQQEDTPDSLLQWLTSNFVSKSDLQTLLRDLELQILKNITLHMSVTKQKLTSEVVTNAVTNAGISGITEAQVQIIVNNALKLYSQDKIGLVDFALESGGGSILSTRCSETHETKTALLSLFGVPLWYFSQSPRVVIQPDMYPGNCWAFKGSQGYLVVRLSMKIYPTAFTVEHVPKALSPGGNITSAPRNFAVYGLDDEYQEEGKLLGQYVYDQDGEPLQMFPVLEKSENAFQIVELRILSNWGHAVYTCLYRFRVHGEPAE from the exons TTCAAGTTATTCTTCATCTGCTTTGGATTTtgagactgaaaacaaaatagaTCCAGTATTTGATTCACCAAGAATGTCACGGCGTAGTTTACGGTTAGCTGCTGCGGGATTTAATAAATCAGATGATGCACGAAATGATACCCTTCATGACAGCTCTTATGCTGGAAACATGTCCTTCGGAGTACAGTCTTCTAA GACGATGAAACAACGCAAAAGTATGAATAAACAATCTGGCAGTGTAAGACACACGCCGAGGAAAAATCTATCCAGCTCTTCCATTTTTAGCCAAAGCAGTTTCAATAGCCATGCCAGTGATGCATCAATGGTATCCACTGTATTGGATGAATCTTTGATTCGAGAGCAGACAGAAGTTGATCATTTCTGGG gccTTGATGATGAAGGTGACCCTAAAG GTAGTGATACTACACTGACACAGGGAAACGGCGATctagcagcagcagaaatgcagacCACAATGATCAATGGCTACACATGCAATGACTGCAGCATGCTTTCGGAACGGAAGGAGGTTCTCACAGCATACTCAGCTTCTCATGTGCCAACTTCCAGAATTTACTCCAGGGACAGGAGCCAGAAACATGCATCTA GAGGAACCTATTTCTACACGAATAAGATTCTGCGATTGGTCAAACATGCTACAGCATCTTTTGCATCACTATTAGTACAACTATTTCAAATGGTTTTGCTGAAGCTGGGTTATGAATTTAAAG CTCACTCAGACTACTGTGGAAGCATGAATGTAAAGGAGTTTTATAGAGAAGATAGCCATCTTGGTGTAAATGAGGAGTCAATAT GTTACTTTATGCTTCACGTGTTGCGAAAAGTGGGAGCAACGGGATGGCTGGTGTCTCAGAAGGTGTTGTCTCTACTTTGGCTGGCCATTCTTTCTCCAG GGAGGGCAGCTTCTGGCTTGTTCAGGTTGCTTAGAACTGGGTGGTATCAACTTGTTACTCTGATGTCTTTGCTTAAGGTGTTTCTTCTTAGAAG ATGCCTTCCAAAGATCTACAAGCTATTACTGTTTCTTATCCCACTCCTGTTTCTACTAG GTGTATGGTTCTGGGGGTTTGGTGGCTTTGTTTCATTATTACCTGCATTGAACTGGACAAGAATTGATAGAATACAGAGAACCGATGACTCTGTTCGGGTTCCTGAGCCACAGGCTGATTCCTTTCACTCTGTACAACCCCCAAAG GATACCATAAGCATCTTTGATTCTGGTCGTATAAGTGAGCTGGAAAAGCAAATGGCCTTCGTGTCTGACAGATGCCATCACCATGATGAAGAATATAGCAAAGTGATGCTTCTACTCCGTAACCTTcaagatcaggttgcccagatgAGCGACAAAAGTGAAACATTGAAGCTAATACAAAATGTGATGGGTCAACACCTTAAAGATATGAAACTGGAGGAAAAG ACTGACTTCCTGGCTTTACATCAAGAACATGAGTTCCGCATCCTGACACTGGAAGACCTTCTTGCAAAACTCTCTGCTGAATCCAAG GACATCCAGAAGGAGCTTGACATAGCCAAAGCAAAAACAGTGAG AGATGATGATGAACATAGTCAACTCTTGTCCAAAGTTAAAAAGCTAGAACTAGAGTTGTCACAGATGAAATCAGAGCTCTTATCTGGGGAAAGTGTGAAGACAAGTTGCGAGAAAATGGATGTCATTCATGAAAAA GTGGGTGCCCAGGTCAAAGAATCTGTCAAGCTGATGCTTTTTGGAGATCAACAAGAAGACACTCCTGACTCGCTTCTCCAGTGGCTTACATCCAATTTTGTGAGCAAAAGTGATCTGCAGACTCTGTTGAGGGATCTAGAGTTGCAGATCCTCAAGAATATTACTCTCCATATGTCTGTTACAAAGCAAAAACTAACATCTGAAGTAGTAACAAATGCGGTGACTAATGCAGGGATATCTGGAATCACAGAAGCG CAAGTACAAATTATTGTAAACAATGCACTGAAACTCTACTCTCAAGACAAGATTGGTTTGGTGGATTTCGCCTTGGAATCTGGAG GTGGCAGCATTCTGAGTACTCGCTGTTCTGAAACCCATGAGACCAAAACAGCATTACTTAGCCTCTTTGGAGTTCCTCTGTGGTACTTCTCTCAGTCTCCCAGAGTGGTGATACAG CCGGACATGTATCCAGGGAACTGCTGGGCTTTCAAAGGATCACAGGGGTATCTTGTAGTTAGACTGTCAATGAAGATCTATCCAACTGCCTTTACTGTGGAACATGTACCAAAAGCACTTTCGCCGGGAGGAAATATCACCAGTGCTCCAAGGAACTTTGCAGTATAT GGTCTAGATGATGAATATCAAGAAGAAGGCAAGCTTCTAGGACAGTATGTCTATGATCAAGATGGAGAACCACTGCAGATGTTTCCAGTCTTG gagaAAAGTGAAAACGCATTCCAAATAGTGGAACTGAGAATTCTTTCTAACTGGGGCCATGCAGTATATACATGCCTCTATCGGTTCAGAGTGCATGGGGAACCTGCCGAATAA
- the SUN1 gene encoding SUN domain-containing protein 1 isoform X5: MSRRSLRLAAAGFNKSDDARNDTLHDSSYAGNMSFGVQSSKTMKQRKSMNKQSGSVRHTPRKNLSSSSIFSQSSFNSHASDASMVSTVLDESLIREQTEVDHFWGLDDEGDPKGSDTTLTQGNGDLAAAEMQTTMINGYTCNDCSMLSERKEVLTAYSASHVPTSRIYSRDRSQKHASTHSDYCGSMNVKEFYREDSHLGVNEESICDDCKGKKHLEIHTTDHMQSSWAKRVARTIWHTFSYAGYFMLHVLRKVGATGWLVSQKVLSLLWLAILSPGRAASGLFRLLRTGWYQLVTLMSLLKVFLLRRCLPKIYKLLLFLIPLLFLLGVWFWGFGGFVSLLPALNWTRIDRIQRTDDSVRVPEPQADSFHSVQPPKDTISIFDSGRISELEKQMAFVSDRCHHHDEEYSKVMLLLRNLQDQVAQMSDKSETLKLIQNVMGQHLKDMKLEEKTDFLALHQEHEFRILTLEDLLAKLSAESKDIQKELDIAKAKTVRDDDEHSQLLSKVKKLELELSQMKSELLSGESVKTSCEKMDVIHEKVGAQVKESVKLMLFGDQQEDTPDSLLQWLTSNFVSKSDLQTLLRDLELQILKNITLHMSVTKQKLTSEVVTNAVTNAGISGITEAQVQIIVNNALKLYSQDKIGLVDFALESGGGSILSTRCSETHETKTALLSLFGVPLWYFSQSPRVVIQPDMYPGNCWAFKGSQGYLVVRLSMKIYPTAFTVEHVPKALSPGGNITSAPRNFAVYGLDDEYQEEGKLLGQYVYDQDGEPLQMFPVLEKSENAFQIVELRILSNWGHAVYTCLYRFRVHGEPAE; encoded by the exons ATGTCACGGCGTAGTTTACGGTTAGCTGCTGCGGGATTTAATAAATCAGATGATGCACGAAATGATACCCTTCATGACAGCTCTTATGCTGGAAACATGTCCTTCGGAGTACAGTCTTCTAA GACGATGAAACAACGCAAAAGTATGAATAAACAATCTGGCAGTGTAAGACACACGCCGAGGAAAAATCTATCCAGCTCTTCCATTTTTAGCCAAAGCAGTTTCAATAGCCATGCCAGTGATGCATCAATGGTATCCACTGTATTGGATGAATCTTTGATTCGAGAGCAGACAGAAGTTGATCATTTCTGGG gccTTGATGATGAAGGTGACCCTAAAG GTAGTGATACTACACTGACACAGGGAAACGGCGATctagcagcagcagaaatgcagacCACAATGATCAATGGCTACACATGCAATGACTGCAGCATGCTTTCGGAACGGAAGGAGGTTCTCACAGCATACTCAGCTTCTCATGTGCCAACTTCCAGAATTTACTCCAGGGACAGGAGCCAGAAACATGCATCTA CTCACTCAGACTACTGTGGAAGCATGAATGTAAAGGAGTTTTATAGAGAAGATAGCCATCTTGGTGTAAATGAGGAGTCAATAT GTGATGACTGTAAGGGGAAGAAACACCTTGAAATACACACCACAGACCACATGCAATCCTCATGGGCTAAAAGGGTAGCAAGGACCATTTGGCACACCTTTTCTTATGCAG GTTACTTTATGCTTCACGTGTTGCGAAAAGTGGGAGCAACGGGATGGCTGGTGTCTCAGAAGGTGTTGTCTCTACTTTGGCTGGCCATTCTTTCTCCAG GGAGGGCAGCTTCTGGCTTGTTCAGGTTGCTTAGAACTGGGTGGTATCAACTTGTTACTCTGATGTCTTTGCTTAAGGTGTTTCTTCTTAGAAG ATGCCTTCCAAAGATCTACAAGCTATTACTGTTTCTTATCCCACTCCTGTTTCTACTAG GTGTATGGTTCTGGGGGTTTGGTGGCTTTGTTTCATTATTACCTGCATTGAACTGGACAAGAATTGATAGAATACAGAGAACCGATGACTCTGTTCGGGTTCCTGAGCCACAGGCTGATTCCTTTCACTCTGTACAACCCCCAAAG GATACCATAAGCATCTTTGATTCTGGTCGTATAAGTGAGCTGGAAAAGCAAATGGCCTTCGTGTCTGACAGATGCCATCACCATGATGAAGAATATAGCAAAGTGATGCTTCTACTCCGTAACCTTcaagatcaggttgcccagatgAGCGACAAAAGTGAAACATTGAAGCTAATACAAAATGTGATGGGTCAACACCTTAAAGATATGAAACTGGAGGAAAAG ACTGACTTCCTGGCTTTACATCAAGAACATGAGTTCCGCATCCTGACACTGGAAGACCTTCTTGCAAAACTCTCTGCTGAATCCAAG GACATCCAGAAGGAGCTTGACATAGCCAAAGCAAAAACAGTGAG AGATGATGATGAACATAGTCAACTCTTGTCCAAAGTTAAAAAGCTAGAACTAGAGTTGTCACAGATGAAATCAGAGCTCTTATCTGGGGAAAGTGTGAAGACAAGTTGCGAGAAAATGGATGTCATTCATGAAAAA GTGGGTGCCCAGGTCAAAGAATCTGTCAAGCTGATGCTTTTTGGAGATCAACAAGAAGACACTCCTGACTCGCTTCTCCAGTGGCTTACATCCAATTTTGTGAGCAAAAGTGATCTGCAGACTCTGTTGAGGGATCTAGAGTTGCAGATCCTCAAGAATATTACTCTCCATATGTCTGTTACAAAGCAAAAACTAACATCTGAAGTAGTAACAAATGCGGTGACTAATGCAGGGATATCTGGAATCACAGAAGCG CAAGTACAAATTATTGTAAACAATGCACTGAAACTCTACTCTCAAGACAAGATTGGTTTGGTGGATTTCGCCTTGGAATCTGGAG GTGGCAGCATTCTGAGTACTCGCTGTTCTGAAACCCATGAGACCAAAACAGCATTACTTAGCCTCTTTGGAGTTCCTCTGTGGTACTTCTCTCAGTCTCCCAGAGTGGTGATACAG CCGGACATGTATCCAGGGAACTGCTGGGCTTTCAAAGGATCACAGGGGTATCTTGTAGTTAGACTGTCAATGAAGATCTATCCAACTGCCTTTACTGTGGAACATGTACCAAAAGCACTTTCGCCGGGAGGAAATATCACCAGTGCTCCAAGGAACTTTGCAGTATAT GGTCTAGATGATGAATATCAAGAAGAAGGCAAGCTTCTAGGACAGTATGTCTATGATCAAGATGGAGAACCACTGCAGATGTTTCCAGTCTTG gagaAAAGTGAAAACGCATTCCAAATAGTGGAACTGAGAATTCTTTCTAACTGGGGCCATGCAGTATATACATGCCTCTATCGGTTCAGAGTGCATGGGGAACCTGCCGAATAA
- the SUN1 gene encoding SUN domain-containing protein 1 isoform X7, with protein MSRRSLRLAAAGFNKSDDARNDTLHDSSYAGNMSFGVQSSKTMKQRKSMNKQSGSVRHTPRKNLSSSSIFSQSSFNSHASDASMVSTVLDESLIREQTEVDHFWGLDDEGDPKGSDTTLTQGNGDLAAAEMQTTMINGYTCNDCSMLSERKEVLTAYSASHVPTSRIYSRDRSQKHASSYFMLHVLRKVGATGWLVSQKVLSLLWLAILSPGRAASGLFRLLRTGWYQLVTLMSLLKVFLLRRCLPKIYKLLLFLIPLLFLLGVWFWGFGGFVSLLPALNWTRIDRIQRTDDSVRVPEPQADSFHSVQPPKDTISIFDSGRISELEKQMAFVSDRCHHHDEEYSKVMLLLRNLQDQVAQMSDKSETLKLIQNVMGQHLKDMKLEEKTDFLALHQEHEFRILTLEDLLAKLSAESKDIQKELDIAKAKTVRDDDEHSQLLSKVKKLELELSQMKSELLSGESVKTSCEKMDVIHEKVGAQVKESVKLMLFGDQQEDTPDSLLQWLTSNFVSKSDLQTLLRDLELQILKNITLHMSVTKQKLTSEVVTNAVTNAGISGITEAQVQIIVNNALKLYSQDKIGLVDFALESGGGSILSTRCSETHETKTALLSLFGVPLWYFSQSPRVVIQPDMYPGNCWAFKGSQGYLVVRLSMKIYPTAFTVEHVPKALSPGGNITSAPRNFAVYGLDDEYQEEGKLLGQYVYDQDGEPLQMFPVLEKSENAFQIVELRILSNWGHAVYTCLYRFRVHGEPAE; from the exons ATGTCACGGCGTAGTTTACGGTTAGCTGCTGCGGGATTTAATAAATCAGATGATGCACGAAATGATACCCTTCATGACAGCTCTTATGCTGGAAACATGTCCTTCGGAGTACAGTCTTCTAA GACGATGAAACAACGCAAAAGTATGAATAAACAATCTGGCAGTGTAAGACACACGCCGAGGAAAAATCTATCCAGCTCTTCCATTTTTAGCCAAAGCAGTTTCAATAGCCATGCCAGTGATGCATCAATGGTATCCACTGTATTGGATGAATCTTTGATTCGAGAGCAGACAGAAGTTGATCATTTCTGGG gccTTGATGATGAAGGTGACCCTAAAG GTAGTGATACTACACTGACACAGGGAAACGGCGATctagcagcagcagaaatgcagacCACAATGATCAATGGCTACACATGCAATGACTGCAGCATGCTTTCGGAACGGAAGGAGGTTCTCACAGCATACTCAGCTTCTCATGTGCCAACTTCCAGAATTTACTCCAGGGACAGGAGCCAGAAACATGCATCTA GTTACTTTATGCTTCACGTGTTGCGAAAAGTGGGAGCAACGGGATGGCTGGTGTCTCAGAAGGTGTTGTCTCTACTTTGGCTGGCCATTCTTTCTCCAG GGAGGGCAGCTTCTGGCTTGTTCAGGTTGCTTAGAACTGGGTGGTATCAACTTGTTACTCTGATGTCTTTGCTTAAGGTGTTTCTTCTTAGAAG ATGCCTTCCAAAGATCTACAAGCTATTACTGTTTCTTATCCCACTCCTGTTTCTACTAG GTGTATGGTTCTGGGGGTTTGGTGGCTTTGTTTCATTATTACCTGCATTGAACTGGACAAGAATTGATAGAATACAGAGAACCGATGACTCTGTTCGGGTTCCTGAGCCACAGGCTGATTCCTTTCACTCTGTACAACCCCCAAAG GATACCATAAGCATCTTTGATTCTGGTCGTATAAGTGAGCTGGAAAAGCAAATGGCCTTCGTGTCTGACAGATGCCATCACCATGATGAAGAATATAGCAAAGTGATGCTTCTACTCCGTAACCTTcaagatcaggttgcccagatgAGCGACAAAAGTGAAACATTGAAGCTAATACAAAATGTGATGGGTCAACACCTTAAAGATATGAAACTGGAGGAAAAG ACTGACTTCCTGGCTTTACATCAAGAACATGAGTTCCGCATCCTGACACTGGAAGACCTTCTTGCAAAACTCTCTGCTGAATCCAAG GACATCCAGAAGGAGCTTGACATAGCCAAAGCAAAAACAGTGAG AGATGATGATGAACATAGTCAACTCTTGTCCAAAGTTAAAAAGCTAGAACTAGAGTTGTCACAGATGAAATCAGAGCTCTTATCTGGGGAAAGTGTGAAGACAAGTTGCGAGAAAATGGATGTCATTCATGAAAAA GTGGGTGCCCAGGTCAAAGAATCTGTCAAGCTGATGCTTTTTGGAGATCAACAAGAAGACACTCCTGACTCGCTTCTCCAGTGGCTTACATCCAATTTTGTGAGCAAAAGTGATCTGCAGACTCTGTTGAGGGATCTAGAGTTGCAGATCCTCAAGAATATTACTCTCCATATGTCTGTTACAAAGCAAAAACTAACATCTGAAGTAGTAACAAATGCGGTGACTAATGCAGGGATATCTGGAATCACAGAAGCG CAAGTACAAATTATTGTAAACAATGCACTGAAACTCTACTCTCAAGACAAGATTGGTTTGGTGGATTTCGCCTTGGAATCTGGAG GTGGCAGCATTCTGAGTACTCGCTGTTCTGAAACCCATGAGACCAAAACAGCATTACTTAGCCTCTTTGGAGTTCCTCTGTGGTACTTCTCTCAGTCTCCCAGAGTGGTGATACAG CCGGACATGTATCCAGGGAACTGCTGGGCTTTCAAAGGATCACAGGGGTATCTTGTAGTTAGACTGTCAATGAAGATCTATCCAACTGCCTTTACTGTGGAACATGTACCAAAAGCACTTTCGCCGGGAGGAAATATCACCAGTGCTCCAAGGAACTTTGCAGTATAT GGTCTAGATGATGAATATCAAGAAGAAGGCAAGCTTCTAGGACAGTATGTCTATGATCAAGATGGAGAACCACTGCAGATGTTTCCAGTCTTG gagaAAAGTGAAAACGCATTCCAAATAGTGGAACTGAGAATTCTTTCTAACTGGGGCCATGCAGTATATACATGCCTCTATCGGTTCAGAGTGCATGGGGAACCTGCCGAATAA
- the SUN1 gene encoding SUN domain-containing protein 1 isoform X8, translated as MSRRSLRLAAAGFNKSDDARNDTLHDSSYAGNMSFGVQSSKTMKQRKSMNKQSGSVRHTPRKNLSSSSIFSQSSFNSHASDASMVSTVLDESLIREQTEVDHFWGLDDEGDPKGSDTTLTQGNGDLAAAEMQTTMINGYTCNDCSMLSERKEVLTAYSASHVPTSRIYSRDRSQKHASRGTYFYTNKILRLVKHATASFASLLVQLFQMVLLKLGYEFKAHSDYCGSMNVKEFYREDSHLGVNEESICDDCKGKKHLEIHTTDHMQSSWAKRVARTIWHTFSYAGYFMLHVLRKVGATGWLVSQKVLSLLWLAILSPGRAASGLFRLLRTGWYQLVTLMSLLKVFLLRRCLPKIYKLLLFLIPLLFLLGVWFWGFGGFVSLLPALNWTRIDRIQRTDDSVRVPEPQADSFHSVQPPKDTISIFDSGRISELEKQMAFVSDRCHHHDEEYSKVMLLLRNLQDQVAQMSDKSETLKLIQNVMGQHLKDMKLEEKTDFLALHQEHEFRILTLEDLLAKLSAESKDIQKELDIAKAKTVRDDDEHSQLLSKVKKLELELSQMKSELLSGESVKTSCEKMDVIHEKVGAQVKESVKLMLFGDQQEDTPDSLLQWLTSNFVSKSDLQTLLRDLELQILKNITLHMSVTKQKLTSEVVTNAVTNAGISGITEAQVQIIVNNALKLYSQDKIGLVDFALESGGGSILSTRCSETHETKTALLSLFGVPLWYFSQSPRVVIQPDMYPGNCWAFKGSQGYLVVRLSMKIYPTAFTVEHVPKALSPGGNITSAPRNFAVYGLDDEYQEEGKLLGQYVYDQDGEPLQMFPVLEKSENAFQIVELRILSNWGHAVYTCLYRFRVHGEPAE; from the exons ATGTCACGGCGTAGTTTACGGTTAGCTGCTGCGGGATTTAATAAATCAGATGATGCACGAAATGATACCCTTCATGACAGCTCTTATGCTGGAAACATGTCCTTCGGAGTACAGTCTTCTAA GACGATGAAACAACGCAAAAGTATGAATAAACAATCTGGCAGTGTAAGACACACGCCGAGGAAAAATCTATCCAGCTCTTCCATTTTTAGCCAAAGCAGTTTCAATAGCCATGCCAGTGATGCATCAATGGTATCCACTGTATTGGATGAATCTTTGATTCGAGAGCAGACAGAAGTTGATCATTTCTGGG gccTTGATGATGAAGGTGACCCTAAAG GTAGTGATACTACACTGACACAGGGAAACGGCGATctagcagcagcagaaatgcagacCACAATGATCAATGGCTACACATGCAATGACTGCAGCATGCTTTCGGAACGGAAGGAGGTTCTCACAGCATACTCAGCTTCTCATGTGCCAACTTCCAGAATTTACTCCAGGGACAGGAGCCAGAAACATGCATCTA GAGGAACCTATTTCTACACGAATAAGATTCTGCGATTGGTCAAACATGCTACAGCATCTTTTGCATCACTATTAGTACAACTATTTCAAATGGTTTTGCTGAAGCTGGGTTATGAATTTAAAG CTCACTCAGACTACTGTGGAAGCATGAATGTAAAGGAGTTTTATAGAGAAGATAGCCATCTTGGTGTAAATGAGGAGTCAATAT GTGATGACTGTAAGGGGAAGAAACACCTTGAAATACACACCACAGACCACATGCAATCCTCATGGGCTAAAAGGGTAGCAAGGACCATTTGGCACACCTTTTCTTATGCAG GTTACTTTATGCTTCACGTGTTGCGAAAAGTGGGAGCAACGGGATGGCTGGTGTCTCAGAAGGTGTTGTCTCTACTTTGGCTGGCCATTCTTTCTCCAG GGAGGGCAGCTTCTGGCTTGTTCAGGTTGCTTAGAACTGGGTGGTATCAACTTGTTACTCTGATGTCTTTGCTTAAGGTGTTTCTTCTTAGAAG ATGCCTTCCAAAGATCTACAAGCTATTACTGTTTCTTATCCCACTCCTGTTTCTACTAG GTGTATGGTTCTGGGGGTTTGGTGGCTTTGTTTCATTATTACCTGCATTGAACTGGACAAGAATTGATAGAATACAGAGAACCGATGACTCTGTTCGGGTTCCTGAGCCACAGGCTGATTCCTTTCACTCTGTACAACCCCCAAAG GATACCATAAGCATCTTTGATTCTGGTCGTATAAGTGAGCTGGAAAAGCAAATGGCCTTCGTGTCTGACAGATGCCATCACCATGATGAAGAATATAGCAAAGTGATGCTTCTACTCCGTAACCTTcaagatcaggttgcccagatgAGCGACAAAAGTGAAACATTGAAGCTAATACAAAATGTGATGGGTCAACACCTTAAAGATATGAAACTGGAGGAAAAG ACTGACTTCCTGGCTTTACATCAAGAACATGAGTTCCGCATCCTGACACTGGAAGACCTTCTTGCAAAACTCTCTGCTGAATCCAAG GACATCCAGAAGGAGCTTGACATAGCCAAAGCAAAAACAGTGAG AGATGATGATGAACATAGTCAACTCTTGTCCAAAGTTAAAAAGCTAGAACTAGAGTTGTCACAGATGAAATCAGAGCTCTTATCTGGGGAAAGTGTGAAGACAAGTTGCGAGAAAATGGATGTCATTCATGAAAAA GTGGGTGCCCAGGTCAAAGAATCTGTCAAGCTGATGCTTTTTGGAGATCAACAAGAAGACACTCCTGACTCGCTTCTCCAGTGGCTTACATCCAATTTTGTGAGCAAAAGTGATCTGCAGACTCTGTTGAGGGATCTAGAGTTGCAGATCCTCAAGAATATTACTCTCCATATGTCTGTTACAAAGCAAAAACTAACATCTGAAGTAGTAACAAATGCGGTGACTAATGCAGGGATATCTGGAATCACAGAAGCG CAAGTACAAATTATTGTAAACAATGCACTGAAACTCTACTCTCAAGACAAGATTGGTTTGGTGGATTTCGCCTTGGAATCTGGAG GTGGCAGCATTCTGAGTACTCGCTGTTCTGAAACCCATGAGACCAAAACAGCATTACTTAGCCTCTTTGGAGTTCCTCTGTGGTACTTCTCTCAGTCTCCCAGAGTGGTGATACAG CCGGACATGTATCCAGGGAACTGCTGGGCTTTCAAAGGATCACAGGGGTATCTTGTAGTTAGACTGTCAATGAAGATCTATCCAACTGCCTTTACTGTGGAACATGTACCAAAAGCACTTTCGCCGGGAGGAAATATCACCAGTGCTCCAAGGAACTTTGCAGTATAT GGTCTAGATGATGAATATCAAGAAGAAGGCAAGCTTCTAGGACAGTATGTCTATGATCAAGATGGAGAACCACTGCAGATGTTTCCAGTCTTG gagaAAAGTGAAAACGCATTCCAAATAGTGGAACTGAGAATTCTTTCTAACTGGGGCCATGCAGTATATACATGCCTCTATCGGTTCAGAGTGCATGGGGAACCTGCCGAATAA